The Breoghania sp. L-A4 sequence TCGCGAGCGCCTCGCCATCCAGGCGCGCGGAGGCCTGCAACGGAACGGCTCCCGCCAGAATGGGAAGAACCCGGCCGCTCATCAGGCCGAAGGGCGTGAGATCATCGCTGCGCGCCACGACATCAAACCCGTAAAGCACCGGTTTCGATGCCGGGAAGCCCACCGATCCCTGCGCCTCGAATTCCGAGCCGATGCCGCTGGCCACCAGTCCCACCGAAAGGCCGCTTTCCACGTCGCCGGAAGCCGTCACATCCAGGCGCGCCGGACCGACGCCATCGATCGGCAAGACGTCGAAGGTGAACTGGCGCAGCATTTCAAGCCCGTCGCTGGCGCGCACATGCGCCTCGACGTCCACCTCCGCATCGCGCCAGGCATCCGTGCGGCCGGAGAAATCGGCCTTGGCCTCCAGCGTGCTGCCGCCCATCTGCCCGTTCAGCGTCAGCGCCGCCTTGCTGCCCCCGGAGACACCCGCGCGGGCGGAGAAATTCGCGGTGAGTTTGGCCGGCGCCAGTGCCGGGGATGCGGCCGCGAACTGGCGCACCGCGTCCACGTCGGGAAACAGCCGCACCAGGACATCGCGCAATTCGTCAAGCGTCTCGGCCTCCAGCGTGGCGGTGAACTGCCCGTCCGGCGCAGTGGTCAGCGCATTGACGCGGCCTTCCGCCTCGACCCGGGCGCCGGCGAAATTCGCCGCCTGAAAGCGCTCCACATTCAGCGCGTCCTGCGCGTAGCTGGCGATCAGCTCGACGCGGTCCGCGCGGGTTCCGCTGACGCGCAGGTCGGCGATCGCCATGCGCACGGACACGTCGGTCTTGCCGAATTTTCCGGCCTGTTGTTCCGCCGCCGCGTCCCGCCCTTCGGCATCCCCGCCGGCGCCGCGCAGCAAGCTCGCAAGCGCCTGGAGCTGATCGACATCGAGCCGGTCGGCGTCAAGGTCCGCCGTGACGACGGAGCGGTCGCTTCCGGTCAGCTTGCGCCAGGTCACCGCTCCGGTGAACGCGGAAGAACCGACATCGCCTTCGAGCCCGGTCAGAAGCAGGGCCGTGGGCGATATCTCGACGCGCGCATCCACGGAAAAGGGATCGAGCGACAGGGGCCGCGCCGGCTGTCCCTTGCGCCACCACGCGGCAAAGGCCGACGGCTGGCTGGAGGCAAGGTGCATCTTGCCCTCGAAGTCCGGCGTCTCGCCAAGGCGCAATTCGCCGCTTGCGGAAAACTCGGAACGGCCCGGCAGTTGTGCCTCCAGCGACGAAATCCGCCAGCCGCGCGGCAGCGTCTCGGCGTTGAGCTCAATGTCCTGGATGATGCCGCCGCCGGCCACCAGTCCCGGAAGGCTGAGACCGATGGCGCCGGGAATCGGCGGCAATGGCAGGTTCTTCAAGGAAGCCAGCAGGGAGGCGGCCGCCTGATCGATGGCGAGGGGATCCTTCGGCCCCGCCCCGAAGATGCGGTCGAGGTCCACCTGCTTCGCCGTGATCCTGGCATCGAACCGAGGCGCGGCGCCGAACAGCACCGTGCCGTCGCCATCGAGCCGGAAGGGGCGGTCCTCACGCCCGTAGCGAAACGCCAGTTCGCTGATGTCCAGTTGCACCGGGGTGAGCTCGAACTTGCCCTCGCCTTCCCACAATTGCGCGGCCTGACGGCTGAGCTGTCCGCCGTTGAAGGTGATGTCGTCTTCACCCTCCGGCGTTTCCACCTGGGCCACGCTGGCCAGCACGAAGTCGCCCACATACTCCGGCGCACCGTTGGAATCTCCCAGCAATCCGTCCAGACGCAGCGTGACCGGCACCTCGGTGGGAACGAACTCGGCCTTGACCCGGATCTTCCCGTCCGCGTCCTGCCGGCCGGTGGACACGCGCACCGACTGCCGCGCGCCATTGAGCGCCAAGGCGCCCTCAAGCTTGTAAGGACCTTGCAGGGAGCGCGCGGACAGGTTGAGATTGACGTCGCTGACGGTGTGGATGCTGCCGGTCCGCGCGTCGATGACCTCGACGCTGCCATTCTGGATATCGACGCTGTCGAGCTGAACATTGGCGGGATCGATCTGACTGCCATTGTGCAGCGTGGCCGCGGTGAGCCAGTCGAGCCGGCCGCTTTCGTCCAGCGCCAGATGCAGCTCCGGCTGTTCCAGCCGCATGTCGACGACCCGGATCTCGCCATTGAGCAATGGCGTAAGCTCGATGCGCACCTCGAACCGCGACACCACCATCAGCGGGTCCTCGGCCTCGCCGACGCGCACGTCGGAAAACACCAGCGTCGGCGTCGGCAGCAACCGCGCGTCGGCGCGCCCGAGGACGGTGACGCTGTGGCCGAGCGCACGCTCCGCGTAACTCTCGAAGGTCGAGCGATACGCGTTCCAGTCCACAAAGAACGGCCCGACGAGCGCCACCATGAGGGCGACGATCAAGGCTACTCCGACCGAGATGTAGAGCGAATTCAGTGTTCGTCTCCGTGGTCGCGGAAAACCGGTCTGTTACGCTCCGCTTTCCAATACTGCCGGCGACGTGCGCGCCGGGAGGCCGGGGGATGCTCCACCTAGATGGGAACGATCTTGCCCGGATTCATGATGTTCTGCGGATCGATGGCCATTTTCAAGGTTCGCATCACCTCAAGCGCGGCACCGTGCTCGCGCATCAGGTATTTCATCTTGCCCTGACCGACGCCGTGTTCGCCGGTGCAGGTGCCTTCCATCTCGATGGCGCGCCAGTTGAGCCGCTCCGCGAAGGCCTCGACCCGGGCCATCTCGTCGGGGTCATCCATGTCCACAAGGATGGAGGTGTGGAAGTTGCCGTCGCCCACATGGCCGACGATGGGGGCGATCAGGCCGCTTTCCTCGATATCGGCCCGCGTCGCGCCGACGCATTCCGCCAGCCGAGAAATGGGCACGCAGACATCAGTGGTAAAGCACTTGGAGCCGGGACGCAGCCCCAGGCAGGCCCAATAGGCATCATGCCGCGCCTGCCACAGTTTCGTGCGTTCCTCGGGCTTCACGGTCCAGACGAACGCGCCGCTGCCGCAGTCTCGCGCGATCTCGGCGAAGAGCTCGGACTGTTCCTTGACGCCCGCGTCGGTGCCGTGGAACTCGAGAAACAGCGTCGGCGTCTCTTCCAGATCGAGCTTGGAATAGGCGTTGCAGGCCTTCACCTGCAGCGCGTCCGCCAGTTCGATGCGGGCCACCGGAATGCCGCACTGGATGGTCATGATCACCGCGTTGCACGCGCTTTCCACATCCGGGAACGGGCAGACGCCGCCGGCGATCGCCTCGGGAATGCCCTGAAGGCGCAGCGTCAGCTCGGTGATCACGCCGAGCGTGCCTTCCGAGCCGACCAGGAGACGGGTCAGGTCATAGCCGGCGGAGGATTTCTTGGCGCGGGTGCCGGTCTTGATGATGGTCCCGTCCGGCATGACGGCCGTGAGCGCCAGCACGTTGTCCTTCATGGTGCCGTAGCGCACGGCGTTGGTGCCGGAGGCGCGGGTGGCGGCCATGCCTCCGATGGAGGCGTCGGCGCCCGGATCGATCGGAAAGAACAGGCCGGTGTCGCGCAGGTAGTCGTTGAGCTGCTTGCGCGTGATGCCGGGCTGGACCACGCAATCGAGATCCTCGGCGTTGACCTTCACGACCGCGTTCATCCGCGCCATGTCGATGCAGATGCCGCCTGCGGGCGCGTTCACGTGACCTTCAAGCGAGGTGCCTGTGCCGAAGGCGATCACCGGCACCGCATGGGCCGCGCAGGCGCGCACGATCTCGGCGACTTCCTCGGTGGATTGCGGAAAGACCACCGCGTCGGGCGGCTGGTTTTCAATCCACGTGGTGGTGTGAGCATGCTGCTCGCGCACCGCCTTCGACAGCACGCAGCGGTCGGCGAAACGCGCGCCGAGGATTCCGATCACCGTGCGAATGCCTGTTTCGTTGCGATCCATCGTTGCCTGAACTGCCGCAAGACCCATGCACCGTCCCTCCACATCGTTTGTTTTATCGGCCTGTTTGCTGCACCGTAGCAAAATGCCAGGGAATCAACAAAGACATCGGTAGTTTATACGCGGCTTTGACGCCCGCGCCACGCGCGATCATCGCCGTTCGCGCGGCCGCAATCCGCACGACAACGGGAGATTTCGCCTGATGCCGGACACGTCAGAGAACACCGAGCGCGCGCGCCGTCTCGTGCGCTCCTCGATCATGCGCGTGAAGCCCGAATGGCTCGACTACAACGGCCATCTCAACATGGCCTACTACAACGTGCTGTTCGATCAGGGCGTGGACGAGGCGGCCATTCCCCTCGGCCTCGGTCCGGAGTACCTCGACGCATGCCAGGGCTCGTTCTTCACCGCCGAGGTGCATGTGTGCTACCTGCGCGAACTGGCGTCCGGCGATCCCGTCTATTCGACCTTCCAGCTCATCGATTTCGACGACAAGCGGATGCATTTCTACCAGGAGCTGTTTCACGCCGAGGAAGGCTGGATTTCCGCCACCTCCGAGCAACTGGCGCTGCACATCGACATGACCGCCAAGAAGGTCACGCCGTGGCCGGAAGCCATTCGCGCGGCGCTGGGCACCCTGCACGCCAGCCAAGCCACCCTCGCCGTTCCCGAGCGCGTCGGCCGCAAAATCGCAATCCGGCGAAAGTAGAGCCGGCGGAATCAGGGGAGCCGGCTTCCGGCGCGGGGTGCTCCGGGGAAAGGCGCTTGGGCCCCTTTCCGACGCCCCTCCTACCCGAGAGCCATCCGCAACCCCACCACGCTCGCCACCCCGATCGCCACGACGACGATCAGCGGCAATCGCGTTGCGGCCAGCGCGCACAGGGCCGCGGCGATGGTCTCGGCCGGACCGGTGGCGATGGCGACCGGCGCGATGACCGCCATCAGCACGGCCGCCGGCACGGCCTCGAGCGCCGCCTTGACGCGGCCTGTGGCGGGGATGTGGCGGACGAGAACGAGACCCGCCAGCCGGGTGGCGTAGGTGGCGACTCCCATGGCGAGGATGGCGGCCAGCGTGTGCGGATCGACGCTGAACATGCCGCCGAAATCCATGTCCCCGATACTCACGGGCGTTCCTCCGGCTCAAGCCGCGCACCGGGCACGTCGGCGCTCCAGTCGCC is a genomic window containing:
- a CDS encoding AsmA family protein; this translates as MIVALMVALVGPFFVDWNAYRSTFESYAERALGHSVTVLGRADARLLPTPTLVFSDVRVGEAEDPLMVVSRFEVRIELTPLLNGEIRVVDMRLEQPELHLALDESGRLDWLTAATLHNGSQIDPANVQLDSVDIQNGSVEVIDARTGSIHTVSDVNLNLSARSLQGPYKLEGALALNGARQSVRVSTGRQDADGKIRVKAEFVPTEVPVTLRLDGLLGDSNGAPEYVGDFVLASVAQVETPEGEDDITFNGGQLSRQAAQLWEGEGKFELTPVQLDISELAFRYGREDRPFRLDGDGTVLFGAAPRFDARITAKQVDLDRIFGAGPKDPLAIDQAAASLLASLKNLPLPPIPGAIGLSLPGLVAGGGIIQDIELNAETLPRGWRISSLEAQLPGRSEFSASGELRLGETPDFEGKMHLASSQPSAFAAWWRKGQPARPLSLDPFSVDARVEISPTALLLTGLEGDVGSSAFTGAVTWRKLTGSDRSVVTADLDADRLDVDQLQALASLLRGAGGDAEGRDAAAEQQAGKFGKTDVSVRMAIADLRVSGTRADRVELIASYAQDALNVERFQAANFAGARVEAEGRVNALTTAPDGQFTATLEAETLDELRDVLVRLFPDVDAVRQFAAASPALAPAKLTANFSARAGVSGGSKAALTLNGQMGGSTLEAKADFSGRTDAWRDAEVDVEAHVRASDGLEMLRQFTFDVLPIDGVGPARLDVTASGDVESGLSVGLVASGIGSEFEAQGSVGFPASKPVLYGFDVVARSDDLTPFGLMSGRVLPILAGAVPLQASARLDGEALAMTLSDIDARVGAVTLTGSVEGDFAQRAQLTGAVRVSSVDAGLLSELVLGADAWSSVNAAAENRQGWPSGAFGAPFLGDLSLRLDVTADKADLGLPKLAERATFSLQASNSELAVDGFDAAFEGGRLSGSLLINRSGGEAAASGTVKASAVDLEGLVWRRAGRPLARGLLDLSVDFEGAGRSVSGIVAGLAGGGTFHVGNGELRGISTAAFGSVIRAADAGLALEDAAIRKVFLSHLDAGNLPFKALDGSLTLAAGTVRARNVTVDTDRAKAFGTATIDLERWELESDWALKVDPGENAVTGAEPQVGLLFRGPLDDPSRSIDIAPLTAFLTLRAFEQEVRRVENLQEEILERDRFLRQLRRQREERSRARQKADEQAAAGNAEREQGSDADEARGPRRNPRRKAATALPMRNPGQGGSMSRISPGAFVRPSSRRCR
- a CDS encoding FAD-linked oxidase C-terminal domain-containing protein is translated as MGLAAVQATMDRNETGIRTVIGILGARFADRCVLSKAVREQHAHTTTWIENQPPDAVVFPQSTEEVAEIVRACAAHAVPVIAFGTGTSLEGHVNAPAGGICIDMARMNAVVKVNAEDLDCVVQPGITRKQLNDYLRDTGLFFPIDPGADASIGGMAATRASGTNAVRYGTMKDNVLALTAVMPDGTIIKTGTRAKKSSAGYDLTRLLVGSEGTLGVITELTLRLQGIPEAIAGGVCPFPDVESACNAVIMTIQCGIPVARIELADALQVKACNAYSKLDLEETPTLFLEFHGTDAGVKEQSELFAEIARDCGSGAFVWTVKPEERTKLWQARHDAYWACLGLRPGSKCFTTDVCVPISRLAECVGATRADIEESGLIAPIVGHVGDGNFHTSILVDMDDPDEMARVEAFAERLNWRAIEMEGTCTGEHGVGQGKMKYLMREHGAALEVMRTLKMAIDPQNIMNPGKIVPI
- a CDS encoding thioesterase family protein, whose translation is MPDTSENTERARRLVRSSIMRVKPEWLDYNGHLNMAYYNVLFDQGVDEAAIPLGLGPEYLDACQGSFFTAEVHVCYLRELASGDPVYSTFQLIDFDDKRMHFYQELFHAEEGWISATSEQLALHIDMTAKKVTPWPEAIRAALGTLHASQATLAVPERVGRKIAIRRK
- a CDS encoding AzlD domain-containing protein yields the protein MFSVDPHTLAAILAMGVATYATRLAGLVLVRHIPATGRVKAALEAVPAAVLMAVIAPVAIATGPAETIAAALCALAATRLPLIVVVAIGVASVVGLRMALG